The following are from one region of the Gossypium hirsutum isolate 1008001.06 chromosome D03, Gossypium_hirsutum_v2.1, whole genome shotgun sequence genome:
- the LOC107909354 gene encoding STS14 protein, giving the protein MAYALITILLLAIYHHTAQSAAPPPATTAPPSMLPPAARDFLQAHNQARAAVGVAPLKWSQQLANASSLIARYQRNKMGCQFANLTNHKYGANQLWGSGAAVTPLMAVETWVKEKDYYDYGTNTCAPNHKCGVYTQVVWKNSSDLGCSQATCKDQVTLTICFYNPPGNYIGEKPY; this is encoded by the coding sequence ATGGCCTACGCCTTGATTACAATTCTACTCCTAGCCATTTACCACCACACGGCCCAAAGTGCAGCACCACCACCAGCAACCACAGCTCCACCATCAATGCTGCCACCAGCAGCCAGAGACTTCCTCCAAGCCCACAACCAAGCAAGAGCTGCAGTAGGTGTCGCACCTCTCAAATGGAGCCAACAACTAGCCAATGCTTCAAGTCTCATCGCAAGGTACCAAAGGAACAAAATGGGTTGTCAGTTCGCAAACCTGACAAACCACAAGTACGGAGCAAACCAGTTATGGGGTAGCGGAGCCGCCGTGACGCCGCTCATGGCGGTGGAAACTTGGGTAAAAGAGAAAGATTATTATGATTATGGGACTAATACTTGTGCACCGAATCATAAATGTGGTGTTTATACTCAAGTTGTTTGGAAGAATTCTTCGGATTTGGGTTGCTCACAAGCTACATGCAAGGATCAAGTTACTTTAACTATTTGTTTTTATAATCCTCCTGGTAATTATATAGGTGAGAAACCATACTAG